The following are encoded in a window of Spea bombifrons isolate aSpeBom1 chromosome 2, aSpeBom1.2.pri, whole genome shotgun sequence genomic DNA:
- the LOC128474836 gene encoding protein N-lysine methyltransferase METTL21D-like: MFLRKLERSDGTVLAIQQLSSGDVGCVVWDAVIVLSKFLEGEEFVGPGFHKLRGRSVLELGSGTGIVGIMAATLGADVTLTDLEDLKDLMNVNIESNKDLITGSCRAKVLKWGEDVTEFLPSPNYILMADCIYYEESLCLLLKTLKDLCSLETCILCCYEQRTTGKNPEIERRFFEVRS; the protein is encoded by the exons ATGTTTTTGCGGAAGCTGGAGCGCAGTGATGGGACGGTTCTGGCGATTCAGCAGCTGAGCTCCGGAGACGTAGGCTGCGTGGTGTGGGACGCCGTTATCGTACTATCCAAGTTCCTGGAGGGCGAGGAGTTTGTGGGCCCTGGATTCCATAAGCTGAGGGGGAGATCGGTTCTGGAGCTGGGGTCTGGCACCGGCATTGTGGGGATCATGGCGGCAACCCTCGG gGCAGACGTCACGTTGACGGATCTTGAAGACTTGAAGGACTTGATGAACGTGAACATTGAAAGCAACAAGGATCTAATCACCGGTAGCTGCCGAGCGAAGGTACTAAAATG gggTGAGGATGTCACAGAGTTCCTGCCTTCACCTAACTACATTTTGATGGCGGACTGCATATACTATGAAGAG TCCTTGTGTCTGCTGCTGAAGACCCTTAAAGATCTCTGTAGCCTGGAGACTTGTATCCTGTGCTGTTACGAACAAAGAACCACTGGGAAAAACCCTGAAAttgaaagaagattttttgagGTGAGATCATAG